tttgtaggtaATAAGTatgtgttgatccagtagcatgtTTTAGGTCTGACTTGAACAAGCTTTTAATCAAATTTCCGGATCAACCCAATATTTAAGGGCTAGCCACATCTGCCAGccctaattcgttggtggataaGACTATATAGcggatattttcgtggcttatccccttgaccgcttttccttatgcctcaaccaatctgaattgagaatttcggtcgacgcagaatttaattggttcttggaaggggttaagcggataagcggtgaagcggataagccatgaatataaagttaagtaGAATATatcagttcctttttttcattcccagtagcggaaATGAAGTTCAGAAAAAAGTGAGATGCAAGACTAGCCTCCATGAAGCTCCGTGAGCACATgatcaaagtaaaaaatctTGTTGAGATCGAAAAAAGAATCATGCATGTATCAATTTCCGTCGcagtttttttcaatcatctttgcgtttttctttgcatttagatatgtcaaaatatattcaaggTTTCAATTGCATAATACAGTGACTTTCCCCACAAAGATCGAAATAGCTTCAATCGTAATTTAGTTAGACTGTGTCAAGAATATGATTTAGGGTATCTCTGAACTGACGATATTGGGCAATTTCATTGACAGATGATGTTATAAAGTTTTGCAACGAACCAATAAATATATTAACAACGAGAGGATTCTTCAAAGCCTCTGAGAGAATGAAACCCTCGTAAGAGAAATAGCCATACCTCCTACTGTAGATCCCAATACACACCTTTATGAGAACATGCATTCTTATTAACTGAACTCATATAATGAAAATATCTGTTAATAGTATCAGTCTGATCTAAATGGAAGTcaaatgaaattctctgtaaTTTGCATCATGcgattcaattcatttttttgcctgcATAGTAATCACTCACTCCAAACCACTTACATAGAGTAAAACTAAGTGCATGGGCACTAATCCTCCCATCCCAGCATTCACACCGACAGCCTTGGCATCGATTCGAAAATTGCGACGTTGCTCATTCCAAAGTAAAAACTCCGGCCCAACTCGATGGCATCAGcaaaaaatcagccaaatatCCCGTGTCTAGAGAGTAGAAAAATGACAAtaggatttttgttttcagCCAATGTCAATGTTCATCGGGACCCTCATGAAGCGGGTTTCTCTTGGGGATGTTGTTTTaagtgtgagtgagtgagtgcggCATTCTGTCGTTGTCAAGTCGTTCCATTACTTTGTCACTCAAGTTTGAAACAAAGCGAGACAGCTTGGAAAAAGGCAGTAATCTCTCGCTCGAACTTGGCTCGAATTGAGCTTCAATTGAGCGTCGTTTTGAGCTCCTCAAAGGCCACCAATAGATACACGAAGACGGGAAGAGAATTTCTGCAGTGACACGATGAAGGTTCTCCTCGAAGAAGGCTTCCAAGGCACCCAATTGCCCAACGGGTTCATTCTTAATGGCGGGTAAGTTCAGCAATCCCATATGGATTCATCCTACCCATGGGATGAGATTGTCTCGTAATTGCCGCTTTCCCTATGTACATGCTACATGCTATATGTGGCCGTCCAATTGAGACTGACCTGTGTCAAAAGGAGGGATGGGGGGGATGCAAGCATAGAAACATGTTTATCGCCatgtgatttcttttcaaccaaaacgTTGCCACCGACCGAGCCTTTTAGCTCTAGCAATTTGTAGAAATAGTAGAAAGGGATGTCCTGCGTTGGCACTCGCAACTGTCATTTTGAACTGGAAGCAACCTACCCTCTATCTAGGGCCCTATAAACCCTTGTGAGAAACCTTCATTGATAGATTCCACAATTTGGGACCGATCATGatgtgaaattttacaaggGAAACGCGTTTGGATCGAATTATTCTGCTAACACTAGTCAATCCGGTTTCGAGTCTTTCCCTGCACTTAAAGCATTTTGCCTTTTGCAATTGTTATCAACGCTGGGAAGTCGACTCATCAGAGTAATTTCATGCTTTAGAAACGTTAACATCGCGTGCCACCTTAACTGTAGTCAAATTTGCTATTGTTTTAGCCCTCCTTgttctttcaaaacattggtaAAAAAGTTCATTCCTGATTCGTGATGCAACTCAAGAACCCAGCCAGCATGGACTTGTAAAAGTCTGGCTTGCTCTAATGACACTCATGTAAGAATCTTTAGCTTGCTCGATAATCTCGCATTAGGTTGAAAAATGCTAGACGGAACCTCGTTGACGTCATTTCCGacgctttttttttcttatttgttCGAGGTCGTACATTCGGTCGCTGTTATAgctagacctcgaaaaaaagtcaaaccTGACAAAAACTTAATTTGGCCTTGTTAGGCGAAAATGAAATACTTTAagccaatttttgttttccttttttagccatttttccactttctcgAGGCTTTTCCCACCTTTTTCTTATTATTTTCCACATTTGAAAAccataatttaaaaaaagtattagGGTCAGAGTTTAGGACTCACATTTTGCCATGGCAGAATGCTGATTGTTCTAAACAAATGTGTGGACCTCTTTTTTGTCCGTGTTTCGTGTAAAGGGCCCTGTACCGTACTCCATGATCTGGcagagtacgacagtgagttcagtgCACCATATCGgttaaattttgaaccttcaattccgttcctaAACACTGAGTTCATATGCGTctcagatccaaaccaaacacattcaaataaagatATGTGGTTCTACGAGTTATATATGGTTTTAGTTACCCTTTAGGCAcccttaaacgtactttgaacaCTTGAAACGCCACTggttgagccactttcttcattttctgttgaaaaggacatattttgaatctggtgttgctgtgattgtaGATAATGATGCCTGTAGAGTAACTTAAGCATTAGAAGTAACCCTTAAAGCACAAGAATTTACAAAAgtgcgtttggtttggatctggagCCCATGtcaactcattgttttggaacggaattgaaggttcaaaattcaaccgcaatGAAATAACGGGATTTGAACCCTGACCGTTGAAGTGGCAGATTCTTATTCTTGTAGACCGAGCCAAGTGTTTCGGTCGCTCTCTGCTAACTAATTTAGacatgtatttttcaaatcatatcCAATGTATACTAATACATAAACAATATACTTCGGTTTGGTTTTtctcgggcttttctaaccgctacagggaatataatccccggtactaaaaaaatgaaggttatatttcgtctatttttttatatcaCACACACTTGCCATCATAGAAAAACATTACCTGAGGAGCTTTTTCCTACCAAATTGTGATTGCATAACACTGTCAAGCTTGGAAGTCGACGATCGTAATCGAAGGGtgtcttgttttgaaaatattgagactagcagttcaagacgaatcAAACGATTGTCTTTACCCACGGTAAGCAATAGGTCGCATTTGGTACATATAAATTGTGTTTATTGCGACATTTTTGGTCGTCATTAGGACGCAATCAGTGTTATACTGGTGTTATTGTCTCTGGAATCTCTGGAATTGGAGCTCGATGCCATATTAGTTTGATAAAATTCCAACAACAGCGACTCTGTTTAGATCTGCCGAATCCACTTAATGATTACTGGAACCATCACCTTTGTCAAACATTTTCTTCGTTCTCAACCAAAGCACTTGATACTTCACGATGTATCGATGGGTAAATGTGCGTATTTCTATAAGCTTCTATGCAGGGAAGCATAACAGGGCCAGGAACATCTGTTGTATCGAAATGTTCGAGTTGAAGTAATGCCTCAGTTACCCAAAATGGCCTATTTTCAAAATGCTGCGCACAATCGCAATTGCGATTTCATCCAGGAAATAATCAAAGTACGTTAAGGATCCATACACAATACACAGTTTTAGAATCGCCAGCCCAATCTAATTCCAACTTTTATGAACTGGAACGTCATTCGACTTTGGAGTTTGcaccattttctttaaaattcgGCTATGTGGGTAAGTACTTTTGAGGCATGCATCTTGGATCTTGGGTTTGTCCGGCCCCCAACAACTGTTCAAGGTTGGCTTTTTATCATGTTGGAaacaagaaattcaacaactGGACCCTCATCGCCTACAGGAGATCCATCTTTTGCCATTGTTGGACGCTCGTCCCCGATTTCCCCGACGCTTTCAAAATGGCACCGAACTAACTCTCTTTTTCCTGCAATCAACTTCATAGTCTATtctaaaaaaattcaagattgacCATGAGATCCCACTCACGACTTGACAGTTGTCTTCCAGTATAGGTCTTTTATTTGTGCAGAGCAAGGGTTTTGAACCTATAAGAGTGTTGTCCCGCTGAGAATGCCTGCTTTCTCCCGTTCCATCCAAGTATACTGTATATACGTAGTCACTCACCGTACGaatctttgaaaaaggtaGTTCTCGTTGAGTGTATGAATGTACTGTAAGTGAGTTAGTGTGTGTTCGGATCAGCATTCAACAAGGACAACCTTCAATGTCGGACAGAGAGCTGCGTGGATCAATTATTTGTTGCATACTACATACAATTTCCTACCTGGGTGATTTGGTGAAAATAGTGTGGGCTCGTGGACCAATTTTGTCGTTGTTTCACGTGGTAAgctttatgttttttttgcaattctttaAACCTTGGGCACTCTGTTGAAGCATGATCGATCGAATCTCGAGGGTAATTGATGGAGTGCAATAGAGCAACAAGTAAATAAGATGAGCTAGATGGCTAGCTGACTGAGAGTTATTATTACCACTGTGTCCGCCACACGAAATGCTAAAACATACAAGTTGTACGAGTAAGCGAATCAGGTTTCCTCCTTTACTGTACTAgggctagatggatggatagatggactGTGATGGTGTTTGTGGGTGACCGAGTCacaacgatttttttttactctcaCCCAGAACATCTCTTGAATAGCGCCCCCCTTGCTTCCAATCCAATTTGCCGTGACATCCCCATCTTTCAACAACTCAAGAGGTCGTCTTCATTTAAAGACTTATCCTCATCATGGCGAAGCTGTAAGTTCCTTAAATTGCATCAATTGATTTACGATCCCAGAGTGGCGGTTCGAGCCCTTAATGTGGACCTTCTCCTATCATGTTTGCGAAATAGCCCAGAATTTAATCCAGGTCAAATGAGTTCTTGAATCTGTCCTACATCAGCGTATGTTAAGGTTAAGGTGTTGTTCTTTGAGAGTTTTTGAGCCttgacaacacttttgaattGGCTTCTTTCTTCTAGTCAAGCAATAGGGCATTCTTTCACTACTCGTCCCATACCCTTATCTACCGGTACGTGggctttttgttccacttcattTCCTCCGTTTGAACATGGACCAGAACTCTGAGAAACAATAACACAAAAAACTATGTACACGATCAGAGCAATAACTTCTTGACTCAGGAGATGAGCTCAggagaaatttgaaaagcaaataaCAGAAGCTTATCAGATCTTTTAAAACATATAGCAATATCATTGCAAAAAGGCATTGGCTTATCGCAATTAGGTCAGGGGGGTGAACTTGGCCATCACATCGcccaatttttctcaaaagaCAGTGTAATTGTCCATGACAGAATGATTCTCCGTCTATGGGTGTCGACAACTAATAGTTTCAATGAGAAAGATTGGCAAGTTAAATCGAAGCGGGGACATTTTTCACACAAGGTCACTGTGCCAACATGTCACGTCTCGTTCCCAAAATGATAGTATATTTCTTATATCTGAGCCGAAGTAGAAATATGAACCATTGGGATTCAAAACGCAATGGCGaacttttccatctttttccaaCTGTTTTGCGTCTTGGTTTGAAAGAATGGTTTACAATTATCAAAACCTGTTGGTTTTTAAAGTTTTATGTCGAGTTCTTCAGGTCTTTCCTGACAAGAGTAAGATTCTATTCCAAGTATGTGTTGTCTAAATTATATTTGTGTGCAAGTTGATGGGGTTGACAGGATGGAGGATTAAGATAAGATTTTGAGTTGGAAATGTCCTATGCTATATTAGAGAataagaaatcttaaagattGCCGCTCACTTGGAAATTGAATACAGGCCAATCTAAAACGTTAGAGAAGGAAACTATTTGAACGGGAGgtaattgttattttttgattACACGAAGAGACAAACAAGTCCCATTTTACGAAAGTAAACAAATTCTACATATGTACCATCCGGCTATTATTCAAGTTTCAAGCACAATCACATAATCAATCCCTCTTCTAAATGTTCTTTGAATGAATCAATTCGTCTCGGATATTTATCAATAAGCTCTCGCCAGATTTCCATCAAGACGGTCTCATTTCACCGATTTAAATGAGTTGCATGGTAACTAACCCCTTTGTGGAATCTGAGACTTTTTTACATTAGCTCAATCGGCCATTTATCAAATCTCTCACGTTACCTTGAAATTCCGAAGAGAGAGGCTTGCTTGTCACCTCACCTGGGAACTTTGACCATCGATCAAATTCAGCACTGttcagaatgaaaaaaaaacaaatctaagCAATAGCTtttcatttcgtttcaatTCGGCATTTAATTCAAGGAACACTTTCGGGCCTTAGATAACTAGTGCCCAAGATTCAATGTATTCGACAAATGTTAATTAAGCGTTTAGAGATCTTGACACTCATCCGACACTTAATTTAATCTACTCCATGACAGAAGAGAAATGCCTGAAACGCGTTCCATTCCAAATGTCTACAATTTCGTgacaaaaagccaaatttaTGTATAAGCCAAAATAGACTTTTAAAAAAGTCAAGCCTTAAAAGTTATTGCGTTAAAACGAAGAACCCCTTCAGAGTGATACATTCTCAAATCCTGATGACATTTCATTATGAAGCAACCTTTTGGCCtgttagtccttgaatgattGTGGGAACACAGTAACTTTTCGACAATCTCCCCAAAAAAATTCTACTGATAGGTTGGTTGCTTGTACTTAACAAAAAGTTTACATTTAAGATAAGATACAAACTCCGGTTTAGTACAAAGGCAAACTAACTCAGAAAAGAGCAGAATTCGACTCAAAGTCCATGACGCTGTGAAGCCAAAATAGATTACATCAAGAGTTTACCATGAGGCAATAAGAAATCCTCGTTCTCATCAACAAgtctaaaaaaaaaccaagaacatTGCAGGCATGAAACACCCGGTAATCTGATTTCGACATTTCCCATTGTAGCACACTTGTCCCAACCATGCAACAAGTGAGATAGCTCGATctaaaattgaacttttccaTTGCAAGGGCATTAGAATCAAGGGTTCAAAACCGTGTTCAGTATCTATCATGAATCGATTGCTTTTGCCCGATTTCAGTCCCAGAGAGATGATCAGGGAAACCAAGAGCGAAGATAAGCAGAATAGAGCTGCAGCTTCGCTCATTGTGGTCTCAAATCGACTTCCATTcgttttgaaaagagaagaggatggaACGCTAACCAGAAAAGCCAGGTACACAATGGGAGTCAAAACGCCCATAAGTTGACCAATATCTTACGAGACTGCTTTCTCTTGAACAGTGCCGGCGGTTTGGTCACGGCCGTGGCTCCCGTGGTCGTGGACAACCATGGAATCTGGGTGGGCTGGACGGGTCTGGATGACTTTGACGAAGAAACGGAAGTCATCCCGGAGTCGAGTCCGGATGACAAGGCGCCCACAGCGGGCTTAAGGCCCGATCAAGCCATTCCATTGAGTGTGAATCCCAAACTCTTTGACGAATACTACAATGGTTGTTGCAATGAAACCTATTGGCCTTTGTTCCATTCGATGCCCGACAGGGCCGTGTTCAACCGGGATCATTGGAAGGTACTATAAAAATAACGCCACCGATTATAACCAGTTTCTACTGATTCTTCAGGGTGCTAGAAATGATAATAATTTGTCTCACGTTTCGAGTACAGGCCTACCAGGATgtgaatgacatttttgctcaaaagacGTTGGAGGCAGTCCGATCGGTTCACGAGAAGCGAATGGCCATCCCTGACTGCTCCAGACCGGATCCGCCCATTGTTTGGATCCACGATTATCATCTAATGCTCGCTGCCAACGCCATTCGGTAAGCCTGATTAATTGTTTCAGCTGGAAAAACGCAACGCACAATTCGAACTCTCCCAACCTGGATTTCTTAGAGTAAAGTTGTGGAGGAACATTTGTTCCTGGTATTTCTTGGTTACGTTTACATGATTTGAACTTTAAGGTCAGATTGAACttgtcatttctttgaaaCGGGCAGGCTTGACCAAGTTATTGCTGGCTGTGACGGCAGTTGTAGCTGAGAGCCAACATTATTAATTTCGTACAAGTTTCTAAAATGAAGTCAGTCAAGAAACGGAGAGGGAGGGATTTGAAGGAGCTCAAATCAGAGAACAACCTATCTGAGAGCCCGCTAGGTTCCAAGTTTTCCCATTAACATTGCATGAGAAGCTCTGGTTTGTGGGCATAGCAAACAAACcttgccaaaatcaaggccaagagtTAAATCCTCACCAGAGCCACTCGCTGATCTGGTTCGTTTCAACGTTGAAGGCAAAATTTTCTTCTCGTCGTTTAAAACCTCAACCCTTCTCTCGTGCTCTCTTCCAGTGATGGATGCAACGATGAGGGACTTCAAGTTCGGATGGGTTTCTTTCTTCATATTCCATTCCCATCGTTTGATATCATTCGGATTTTCCCATGGGTGGACGAAATTCTTATGGGAATGCTTGGTGAGAGAAAATGCACTGTACATCTCTTTCACATGAGTGTGTAGTCGACAAAATAGTCGAGCATGCGTTGAAGGATGTGTGACTTGGCTGAAGGAGACCTTCTAGGTCATGTAATGACttgttttcttcctcatttTCCCCAAAAGTATGCAATAGATAATGCTGCCATGATGAATCTCGTAATTCGTCTTCTTACTTGTTACTTTCGAGAAAGCACTATCTTTGAGTTGAGATCCGAAGAACAAAATAAGTTTTCATCAACAAGCTCATTTCTCGAGGAACATGACATTTCATTTACCGTCAGCAGTAAACAATTAGTTTCACTTGTAAACACATGCACGGGATCAATGTGGTTCAGTAGCATCCTTTTGGCAGTTCcttcaagatttcaaatggattcTTTTTCAGGATGCGATTTGGTCGGATTTCATATAGGAGACTATTGCTTGAACTTCTTGGATTGTTGTCAGCGATGCTTAGGATGCCGAACGGACAAGAATAAGATGTTCGTTGAGCATTGTGGTCGCCGGGTGATGGTGCGAGCCTTGCCCATTGGTATTCCGTATCACAAGTTTGAATCCTTGTCCCGAATTGCTCCACGTGTGTTCCCCAGTGATATGAAGGTAAAATGTCCCATTTGGCAGAGCTCTTAACTTTTTTTGTGCTTTGTCATAACTGCAATGGCATACTCAAGACTGAAAAATATCATCACGTCATTATTAGAAGCTTTGGATCTTATCATGGTCATAACATGCTTTCAGGCACTTGCCTTAAAGAGGACAGCGTGTCCCATGTGATCGTTGGTTTGAGTTCAGGTGCCATTCCCACGACAATTGAAACAAGTCTGCCCTTTTTGCTCTCccttcaacattttgagaAAGCCACTCGTCTTGATGAGCATCCGCCATTTCTTTGCCTTGTTTATAGATCATTCTGGGTGTGGATCGATTGGACTATACCAAAGGATTGGTGGCCAGATTGAAGTCGTTGGAGCGAATGTTTAAGAAATATCCCAAATGGATCGGCAAGGCAATCTTTATTCAGGTGGCCGTGCCTTCACGCGTGGACGTGGCCGAATACAAAGAGCTGAAAGAGACCATCGATCGGTTGGTGGGGCATATCAATGGAGAGTTCTCCACGCCGTCTTGGTCTCCTATTCGATACATCTTTGGCAGTGTCAACCAGGATCAACTCGTGGCGTTTTACCGAGATGCTAACGTGGGTCTCATTACGCCTTTGAGGGATGGCATGAATCTCGTGGCCAAGGAGTTCGTTGCCTGTCAGAGCGAGAGCGACCCGGGAGTGCTCATCCTCTCCCCGTTTGCCGGAGCAGGAGGATTGATGCAAGAAGCATTGCAGGTACGTTCGCCTGATCTGTGCTTGGTAAGACATACAATTCGCCTCTGCACTTCTatgattcatttcttttgaaatgctttatCACCCCCTCAAAACTAGCATCATTTGGTGTTCCCTCCCGAGTACCTACTATACTCTCAACTCAGGCGCGTTACCAGGCTTTTTGTTATCCCTTTGGCGTTGCCGAATCCTGGCACTGTCGACATTTATTTTCTATCCTTGAGATTTATTCTGCACCACAATCACCTCACAGACTAAAAACCCACTGAGCAACTCGAACGAGGAAAAGAAGGGGTTCTGTTTGGGCAGAAAATTGCCCAAGGCACCGTCGTTTgacctcttctttttcttttccttgtgAGGCTCGATCTAGttggaacaacaaacaaaTGCACACACCATCCCACACCATCCGACACTCACGGACGGTGGTTAGCTAGAAATAGGTTAGCTGgctttgtttgggctgtctttGATTCGTATTTTTCCCCGTTGTCCATGGAACATTGGGTAAATGTGATGGGGGCTCTCACGTGTGCCACGGTGGTTCTCGTCCATGTGAAAGTTGAACGTAATAGTGGATAACTTTTGAGAGCGAACTCTGGCAAAAAAAGGATGGGATCAACAAGAGATAGGAGATATTGTTTGAGATAGCCGGCTTCAAAGTGATCCTTTCCACGAGTAAGCGGTCGTTtcagaatataaaaaaaaccgcCAACAAACAAATGTAAAGTTCATATGAAAAGGAGCCGGTAAAAACACAAACCaacttttgtttaaaaaatttCAATATGACCCTGTCTGAATTCCTCCATTCATGAAAAAGGCCTAAATTGATTACAATAGAAACATGAGTAAAATTGTCAGATTTTCCACTTTTCGATACACAAATCTTATCAAAGATGACTTAAGCCCGGTTCAAGGTAATAtgcaacatgaaaatgacgCCTTTGAAATTGCCGGTAACTTCAAAGGCAAATTAACTTTCATGTCATAGAAAATATGTCCATATAATGATTGATAGGAATCGGTATTGTCATACAGTATGATACAACCCCGAAAACCATGATAGATTTTACCGTGTGTTCTAGGTCAATCCTTACGAGACAGACAATGTGGCTGATGTCGTGGACCGCGCCCTTGAAATGAGTTTGGACGAAAGGAAGCTCCGGATGAACCAACTGAAGAAACGCGAGAAGCGAATGGATGTAGATGCGTGGGTTCGCAGCTTTCTCTCTGGAATGGACAGTCTTCTTGTTCGTGAGTTCAACTCCATAGATCCACTAACCGCCCAACTATCCGACCTCAAGGCCACCCACTAGCTCACTCAGTCACTTACCAGGCAAACAACCCGTGGGTGGAAGAAGCCTGGATCACTTTTTAATCAGTTCACATGAATAGCATTAGGATACCCTTGTAGTGCAGGAGGAAGTACGCTCACTCTACATAATGAGGGGCAAAGTGAGGAGTCATGGGAAGACAGAACGAGGAGAGCGACTAATGATGGACCGCTGTAGTTCGATTACACATCAGTAGCTCAATcatgaacattgaacaaaaccAAAGTACATATCCAAACCCGGTAGAGAAGATGCCAAGAAATGGTAGGCCCAGAACAATAAACCACCTGAAGTTACGCGTGCACATGAAAATTTccgatgaaatttgaaatagaagTATAAAAGTCAAGTTGAGCGGAACATATGGAGATTATTTGCATATGTTATTGATGAAAAGGGTGGAGCTTTCAACAAGCACTTCCGTTTTCCTCGttgcttttttctctctctctgtcttcttgtcaaaaacaattgttGGAAAACATAAGTATCATTTCAACGCGAGTTTGAGCACATTTCTCCAGTCttcaaaagaaggaaaaaactcCCTTAACCCAGCCACAGACCACCCACATGGCCATTGCTTTGTTTTCACTCAGGATTTAAGGCCAAGAACTACCTGGCTATTGAACGAACGAGCTCTGTGGTACATTAGCTGACAGGGTAGCAACTACTTTGGCCGAAATCAAACCAACCTCAAGATCCATTCTTCGTTTGTGACACTTCTCCTCTCGAAGGAAACCACCCtctaaaagtttcctctcaaaaaccaaccaacggAGGcagagaatgaaaaagaaaaatcgagGCTCAAAAGTCAGTCAAAAGACAAAATCTGGCCTTCTGGAAGATAGAATCACAGTTTGGGCAACGGCCTCTTTGTATTGCACTTCTTAGAGAAATCTCAGCAGAGCTAGACAAAAGCGACGTTTTTTCGATCATTTCATTGAGACCCAACTGGTTTCTCGTATTTTGGCCCCCTTGGGACTTTCAAAGAAAGCAATTAGAAGCTGACAAGGCTCATCCAAACCACTTATATTTTCCAGCCTCGGTGCGGCCCAACCACGATGAAAATGTGGATCGTCTACTCGGGAACGGTCCTTGCACCAATGAGTTCGAGGCCACCCTGGGCCCCTCCGTTGAGATGTCC
This Tigriopus californicus strain San Diego chromosome 7, Tcal_SD_v2.1, whole genome shotgun sequence DNA region includes the following protein-coding sequences:
- the LOC131883147 gene encoding uncharacterized protein LOC131883147 isoform X1, with the protein product MKVLLEEGFQGTQLPNGFILNGGPREMIRETKSEDKQNRAAASLIVVSNRLPFVLKREEDGTLTRKASAGGLVTAVAPVVVDNHGIWVGWTGLDDFDEETEVIPESSPDDKAPTAGLRPDQAIPLSVNPKLFDEYYNGCCNETYWPLFHSMPDRAVFNRDHWKAYQDVNDIFAQKTLEAVRSVHEKRMAIPDCSRPDPPIVWIHDYHLMLAANAIRDGCNDEGLQVRMGFFLHIPFPSFDIIRIFPWVDEILMGMLGCDLVGFHIGDYCLNFLDCCQRCLGCRTDKNKMFVEHCGRRVMVRALPIGIPYHKFESLSRIAPRVFPSDMKIILGVDRLDYTKGLVARLKSLERMFKKYPKWIGKAIFIQVAVPSRVDVAEYKELKETIDRLVGHINGEFSTPSWSPIRYIFGSVNQDQLVAFYRDANVGLITPLRDGMNLVAKEFVACQSESDPGVLILSPFAGAGGLMQEALQVNPYETDNVADVVDRALEMSLDERKLRMNQLKKREKRMDVDAWVRSFLSGMDSLLVPSVRPNHDENVDRLLGNGPCTNEFEATLGPSVEMSTKLGVIIDFDGTLACLARTPELAIIAPEAKKTLERLSKMSDAHIAIISGRQLDDLIRKVGVEGITYAGCHGLEILHPDGQKFSHTIPQDYLDRLNLLEKELKETVAIHGAWVEHKHLLVAWHFREVDKGKRESLIAHAKAVYAKHNFQVLAVSKRIENLPPSGFDRGDSCFHILRSIFGVDWEERVTVVYAGDSAADEFAITKLKGVAHTFRVTNEDTSAITKTSADYWIAGPDGVLDLLRFLERKLLGRSPQSVSRASSVISVGGLDRDVIEMVVDDAGNQHPTQIRRRTSSHGSMGQRPPRSRAASMGSQGGTTTTSVATLHKRALNKHMHSRYSRDETTSGVSPF
- the LOC131883147 gene encoding uncharacterized protein LOC131883147 isoform X2, whose amino-acid sequence is MAKLPREMIRETKSEDKQNRAAASLIVVSNRLPFVLKREEDGTLTRKASAGGLVTAVAPVVVDNHGIWVGWTGLDDFDEETEVIPESSPDDKAPTAGLRPDQAIPLSVNPKLFDEYYNGCCNETYWPLFHSMPDRAVFNRDHWKAYQDVNDIFAQKTLEAVRSVHEKRMAIPDCSRPDPPIVWIHDYHLMLAANAIRDGCNDEGLQVRMGFFLHIPFPSFDIIRIFPWVDEILMGMLGCDLVGFHIGDYCLNFLDCCQRCLGCRTDKNKMFVEHCGRRVMVRALPIGIPYHKFESLSRIAPRVFPSDMKIILGVDRLDYTKGLVARLKSLERMFKKYPKWIGKAIFIQVAVPSRVDVAEYKELKETIDRLVGHINGEFSTPSWSPIRYIFGSVNQDQLVAFYRDANVGLITPLRDGMNLVAKEFVACQSESDPGVLILSPFAGAGGLMQEALQVNPYETDNVADVVDRALEMSLDERKLRMNQLKKREKRMDVDAWVRSFLSGMDSLLVPSVRPNHDENVDRLLGNGPCTNEFEATLGPSVEMSTKLGVIIDFDGTLACLARTPELAIIAPEAKKTLERLSKMSDAHIAIISGRQLDDLIRKVGVEGITYAGCHGLEILHPDGQKFSHTIPQDYLDRLNLLEKELKETVAIHGAWVEHKHLLVAWHFREVDKGKRESLIAHAKAVYAKHNFQVLAVSKRIENLPPSGFDRGDSCFHILRSIFGVDWEERVTVVYAGDSAADEFAITKLKGVAHTFRVTNEDTSAITKTSADYWIAGPDGVLDLLRFLERKLLGRSPQSVSRASSVISVGGLDRDVIEMVVDDAGNQHPTQIRRRTSSHGSMGQRPPRSRAASMGSQGGTTTTSVATLHKRALNKHMHSRYSRDETTSGVSPF
- the LOC131883147 gene encoding uncharacterized protein LOC131883147 isoform X3; this encodes MIRETKSEDKQNRAAASLIVVSNRLPFVLKREEDGTLTRKASAGGLVTAVAPVVVDNHGIWVGWTGLDDFDEETEVIPESSPDDKAPTAGLRPDQAIPLSVNPKLFDEYYNGCCNETYWPLFHSMPDRAVFNRDHWKAYQDVNDIFAQKTLEAVRSVHEKRMAIPDCSRPDPPIVWIHDYHLMLAANAIRDGCNDEGLQVRMGFFLHIPFPSFDIIRIFPWVDEILMGMLGCDLVGFHIGDYCLNFLDCCQRCLGCRTDKNKMFVEHCGRRVMVRALPIGIPYHKFESLSRIAPRVFPSDMKIILGVDRLDYTKGLVARLKSLERMFKKYPKWIGKAIFIQVAVPSRVDVAEYKELKETIDRLVGHINGEFSTPSWSPIRYIFGSVNQDQLVAFYRDANVGLITPLRDGMNLVAKEFVACQSESDPGVLILSPFAGAGGLMQEALQVNPYETDNVADVVDRALEMSLDERKLRMNQLKKREKRMDVDAWVRSFLSGMDSLLVPSVRPNHDENVDRLLGNGPCTNEFEATLGPSVEMSTKLGVIIDFDGTLACLARTPELAIIAPEAKKTLERLSKMSDAHIAIISGRQLDDLIRKVGVEGITYAGCHGLEILHPDGQKFSHTIPQDYLDRLNLLEKELKETVAIHGAWVEHKHLLVAWHFREVDKGKRESLIAHAKAVYAKHNFQVLAVSKRIENLPPSGFDRGDSCFHILRSIFGVDWEERVTVVYAGDSAADEFAITKLKGVAHTFRVTNEDTSAITKTSADYWIAGPDGVLDLLRFLERKLLGRSPQSVSRASSVISVGGLDRDVIEMVVDDAGNQHPTQIRRRTSSHGSMGQRPPRSRAASMGSQGGTTTTSVATLHKRALNKHMHSRYSRDETTSGVSPF